Proteins encoded by one window of Salmonirosea aquatica:
- a CDS encoding START-like domain-containing protein: MEKHKFTTEFELRSSPKVLFPYISTASGLEQWFAEKVTIMPDHRFDFQWDGSSHFARQTSHRLNKAVRYEFEDDGESSEDTNYVEMKLEVSDLTQATYLRIIDYSQTMDEDELSSLWNGLMDSLKEIVGS, from the coding sequence ATGGAAAAGCACAAGTTTACCACCGAGTTTGAATTACGGTCTTCTCCAAAGGTACTTTTCCCGTACATCAGCACCGCCTCTGGCCTGGAGCAGTGGTTTGCCGAGAAGGTCACCATCATGCCTGACCATCGATTTGACTTTCAGTGGGATGGCAGTAGTCATTTTGCCCGCCAGACTTCGCACCGCCTTAATAAGGCCGTGCGGTATGAGTTTGAGGATGATGGCGAATCGTCGGAGGATACCAATTACGTTGAAATGAAGCTCGAGGTGAGTGATTTGACTCAAGCTACCTACCTTCGAATAATAGATTATTCCCAAACTATGGATGAAGATGAACTTTCTTCGTTATGGAATGGCTTAATGGATAGTCTGAAAGAAATTGTGGGTAGTTAA
- the holA gene encoding DNA polymerase III subunit delta, with the protein MAQTPESVLKEIRGKDFKPVYFLYGDEPYYIDLIAEELEKRVVSEAEKGFNQFVIYGKDTDIASILGYAKRYPFMAERQLVLVKEANKLSGMDQKEQLARLEEYALNPLASTVLVFCYHDKADERRTHIKAFSKKGTLVQSKRLYDNKLPEWVTSYCHTHGVKISPKAVQMLVSNIGNDLKRIVSEIQKILINLKAGEGVDADLIEKYVGISKEYNVFEFQKALMHRDVEKANRIATYFAANLRDNPLAPILIILYGFFSKVLLTHASSDRSEQGLASLLGVNPFFVKDYTLATRNYPVAKVADIIHSLRQTDAQMKGVESGSVQDGELLRELVFTIIH; encoded by the coding sequence ATGGCCCAAACACCTGAATCCGTCCTGAAAGAAATCAGAGGGAAAGATTTCAAACCAGTTTATTTTCTGTATGGTGACGAACCATACTACATCGATTTGATTGCCGAGGAATTGGAAAAACGTGTCGTCTCGGAAGCAGAAAAAGGATTTAATCAATTTGTGATCTATGGAAAAGACACCGATATCGCCAGTATTTTGGGGTATGCCAAACGTTATCCATTCATGGCTGAACGCCAGCTGGTTCTGGTAAAGGAAGCCAACAAACTGTCAGGCATGGATCAAAAAGAACAACTGGCCCGCCTCGAAGAATACGCACTGAATCCATTGGCCAGCACAGTACTTGTGTTCTGCTATCACGATAAAGCCGATGAACGCCGCACACATATTAAGGCATTTTCCAAGAAGGGTACCCTGGTCCAGTCCAAGCGGTTGTACGACAATAAGTTGCCCGAATGGGTGACGAGCTATTGCCATACCCATGGGGTTAAAATAAGTCCCAAGGCTGTGCAGATGCTGGTTAGTAACATCGGAAATGACTTAAAGCGGATCGTGAGTGAAATCCAGAAAATCCTGATCAATTTGAAAGCCGGAGAGGGGGTGGATGCCGATCTGATCGAAAAGTATGTGGGAATAAGCAAAGAATACAACGTATTCGAATTTCAGAAAGCCCTGATGCATCGGGATGTGGAGAAAGCCAACCGAATAGCTACGTATTTTGCTGCGAATCTGCGGGATAATCCCCTGGCCCCAATCCTGATTATTCTGTACGGATTTTTCAGTAAGGTACTACTTACTCATGCTTCCAGCGACCGCTCGGAACAGGGACTGGCCTCACTCTTGGGAGTCAATCCGTTTTTTGTGAAAGACTATACGCTGGCCACCCGGAATTATCCAGTGGCGAAGGTGGCAGACATTATCCATTCCCTGCGGCAGACCGATGCCCAGATGAAAGGAGTCGAATCGGGCAGTGTTCAGGATGGAGAACTGCTTAGGGAACTGGTGTTTACGATCATCCATTGA
- a CDS encoding acyl carrier protein phosphodiesterase has translation MNFLAHLALSGNNEDILMGNFTGDFIKGKLTPLRTASWSAEYRVGVELHRFIDSYTDTHPTVLRAKRTLAFAHSKVAGVALDIFFDYFLANHFSRFYPQALDEYANKAYAIILRNKTLIPIAMLPMAEAMIRHDWLTNYQTIPGIKRSFDGLARRFAFMSAIHGAEDELLRNETLYEKAFIEFYPDLKTVADEYIRNALQ, from the coding sequence ATGAATTTTCTGGCCCATCTGGCCCTTTCCGGGAACAACGAAGATATACTAATGGGCAACTTTACCGGGGATTTTATCAAAGGCAAACTTACCCCGTTACGAACCGCTTCATGGTCAGCAGAATACCGGGTAGGTGTAGAATTACACCGGTTCATTGATTCCTATACCGATACGCATCCAACGGTGCTGCGGGCCAAAAGGACGCTCGCCTTTGCCCATTCCAAGGTAGCAGGCGTAGCGCTGGATATTTTTTTTGATTATTTTTTGGCCAACCATTTTTCCAGATTCTACCCACAGGCACTTGACGAATATGCCAACAAAGCCTACGCGATCATTCTGCGGAATAAAACGCTGATTCCTATCGCTATGCTGCCGATGGCTGAGGCGATGATTCGGCACGACTGGCTAACCAATTACCAGACGATTCCGGGTATCAAACGATCTTTCGATGGCCTGGCCCGTCGCTTTGCCTTTATGAGCGCAATACACGGAGCTGAAGATGAACTGCTGCGAAATGAAACTCTTTACGAAAAGGCTTTTATAGAATTTTACCCTGATTTGAAAACAGTAGCGGATGAATATATACGAAATGCACTTCAATAA
- the rpsO gene encoding 30S ribosomal protein S15 encodes MYLTTDKKKEIFENQGFKKSAEDTGSAESQIALFTYRINYLTEHLKTHKKDNDTRRGLLKMVGKRRRLLDYLHKTEITRYRAIIAELGLRK; translated from the coding sequence ATGTATTTAACCACGGACAAGAAGAAAGAAATCTTCGAAAACCAGGGATTCAAGAAATCGGCGGAAGATACGGGTTCAGCCGAATCACAAATTGCGCTTTTCACGTACCGCATCAACTACCTGACCGAGCACCTCAAAACGCACAAGAAGGATAATGACACGCGTCGGGGACTGCTCAAAATGGTAGGTAAACGTCGTCGTTTGCTGGATTATCTCCACAAGACTGAAATCACCCGCTACCGGGCCATTATTGCTGAGTTAGGCCTCAGAAAGTAG
- a CDS encoding FKBP-type peptidyl-prolyl cis-trans isomerase, producing MIIEKNKVVGLTYSLSIPDPDDMTIVEVVNEDDPLYFIYDMSGLPEKFEQKLAGLSEGDTFDFSIDPEEGYGDYDAEAVVELPKSMFVIEGVEQEDLLTVGSIIPMTNEEGESLQGQLVEVGDENVIMDFNHPLAGKTMHFEGKVLSIREATETELEHGHVHGAAGEMED from the coding sequence ATGATTATTGAGAAAAACAAAGTGGTAGGCCTTACCTATTCCCTTAGTATACCGGATCCTGACGACATGACCATCGTAGAGGTCGTCAACGAGGATGATCCCCTTTACTTTATATATGATATGAGTGGGTTGCCCGAAAAATTCGAGCAGAAGCTGGCGGGTCTCTCCGAAGGCGACACGTTTGATTTCAGCATCGACCCAGAGGAAGGCTATGGTGATTATGACGCCGAGGCCGTGGTGGAACTACCCAAGTCGATGTTTGTGATCGAGGGAGTCGAGCAGGAAGACCTTCTGACTGTAGGTAGCATTATTCCGATGACTAACGAAGAAGGTGAAAGCCTGCAAGGTCAACTCGTGGAAGTGGGTGATGAGAATGTGATCATGGATTTCAATCATCCTCTGGCCGGCAAAACCATGCACTTCGAGGGCAAGGTACTCTCCATCCGGGAGGCCACTGAAACGGAACTTGAACATGGCCATGTACATGGCGCTGCTGGCGAAATGGAAGACTAG
- a CDS encoding LptF/LptG family permease translates to MKKLDKLVLKSFWGPFLITLSVVVFIFLMRIMISYIDEFVSKDVGLSEYARLFSYFAMSTIPIALPLAMLLSSLMAFGNLGEFFELTALKSAGISVVRVMVPLFVIAILVSIFSFFFNDRVVPWANLKGYSLLYDIKTTKATLKIKEGIFYNDLPGYSIKVDKKVPNSNTMLGMIIYKHDNRSFERGNTQVILADSGKMYTINNNGYLVIELFHGNNYQEVQNAAGDRSMAYISNGPTNSQANANFMRNGFDEYKLVVSMESFGLKRTDEDMFKYHEYMKNIDDLTQTTDSLRKDYNRTRENLIPNSQQYYSYKFRVDSPFPTKLTAGKWVDSLMTRSVSDSTKGVILSNAKSAAASMRSFAKSNAEYLENKRKEGNRYELEKLHKYTQAFSCFVMFLIGAPLGAIIKKGGFGVPVLVSIIFFILLYVLTIQGDKYVKDGLLNVMIGAWLANSILFLIGLYFVERARKDSRIFEKDVYQMHWNRLKKRFFTPRTVVEPA, encoded by the coding sequence ATGAAGAAGCTTGATAAGCTGGTACTGAAATCGTTCTGGGGGCCTTTCCTGATCACTTTGTCAGTCGTTGTGTTCATATTCCTGATGCGGATTATGATCTCGTATATCGACGAATTTGTCTCCAAAGATGTAGGGCTTTCGGAATATGCCCGCCTGTTTTCTTACTTCGCTATGAGTACCATCCCCATCGCCCTTCCTTTGGCGATGCTTCTCTCTTCCTTGATGGCATTTGGCAACTTGGGAGAGTTTTTTGAGTTGACCGCACTCAAAAGTGCCGGCATATCGGTGGTACGGGTTATGGTACCTCTCTTCGTAATCGCCATTCTGGTCAGTATTTTTTCCTTTTTCTTTAACGATCGGGTGGTACCCTGGGCTAACCTAAAGGGGTATAGTCTGCTGTATGATATCAAGACTACCAAGGCAACCCTGAAAATAAAAGAAGGAATTTTTTACAATGATTTGCCGGGCTATAGCATCAAAGTGGATAAGAAAGTGCCGAACTCCAATACCATGCTTGGGATGATTATCTACAAGCATGACAATCGTTCCTTCGAACGCGGTAATACACAGGTAATCCTGGCCGACTCGGGAAAAATGTATACCATCAATAACAATGGCTATCTGGTGATAGAGCTGTTTCATGGCAACAATTACCAGGAAGTGCAAAATGCCGCCGGGGACCGTTCCATGGCTTATATCTCCAATGGACCGACTAATAGCCAGGCCAATGCCAATTTTATGCGCAATGGATTTGATGAGTACAAGCTGGTGGTAAGTATGGAGTCGTTTGGCTTGAAGCGTACCGATGAGGATATGTTCAAGTACCATGAGTATATGAAAAATATCGATGACCTGACTCAGACCACCGATTCACTGAGGAAGGATTACAACAGAACCCGCGAAAATCTGATCCCCAACAGCCAGCAATATTATTCGTATAAATTCAGGGTGGATAGTCCGTTTCCTACGAAACTGACCGCGGGGAAATGGGTAGATTCACTGATGACCCGATCTGTCAGTGATAGTACGAAAGGAGTGATTCTATCGAATGCCAAAAGTGCGGCGGCTAGTATGCGAAGTTTTGCGAAGTCCAACGCCGAGTACCTCGAAAACAAACGCAAAGAAGGTAACCGCTACGAACTGGAAAAATTGCATAAGTACACCCAAGCCTTTTCATGTTTCGTCATGTTCCTCATCGGGGCACCTCTGGGAGCAATAATCAAGAAAGGGGGATTTGGAGTACCCGTGCTGGTGTCAATCATTTTTTTTATTTTACTATATGTACTGACGATTCAGGGCGATAAATACGTCAAAGACGGCCTGCTAAACGTGATGATTGGAGCTTGGCTTGCCAATTCAATCCTATTCTTGATTGGACTTTATTTTGTCGAAAGAGCCCGAAAGGATTCCCGGATTTTTGAAAAAGACGTGTACCAAATGCATTGGAACCGACTGAAAAAAAGATTCTTCACGCCGAGAACCGTTGTTGAACCTGCCTAG
- a CDS encoding sigma-70 family RNA polymerase sigma factor, protein MRQLKISKQITNRESQSLDKYLQEIGKVDLLTPDEEVTLAQKIRDGDQLALERLTKANLRFVVSVAKQYQNQGLSLGDLINEGNLGLIKAAQRFDETRGFKFISYAVWWIRQSILQALAEQSRIVRLPLNRVGSLNKISKTFSELEQRFEREPSPEELAEVLEISSSEVVDTMKISGRHVSMDAPFVQGEENSLLDVLENDLEDKPDSGLVNESLRKEVQRALCTLTQREADVIALYFGLNGEHAMTLEEIGEKFNLTRERVRQIKEKAIRRLRHASRSKALKTYLG, encoded by the coding sequence ATGAGACAGCTAAAAATCAGCAAACAGATTACCAACCGGGAAAGCCAGTCCCTTGACAAATATTTGCAGGAGATCGGTAAGGTGGATTTGTTAACTCCTGACGAAGAGGTAACGTTGGCTCAAAAAATTCGGGACGGTGATCAACTTGCACTCGAACGGCTGACTAAAGCGAACCTGAGGTTCGTGGTGTCGGTAGCCAAGCAGTACCAGAATCAGGGGCTATCGCTGGGAGACTTAATTAATGAGGGGAATTTGGGATTGATAAAAGCTGCTCAACGCTTTGATGAGACCCGGGGATTCAAATTCATTTCATACGCCGTATGGTGGATTCGTCAGTCCATTCTGCAGGCTTTGGCGGAGCAGTCGCGGATTGTACGTTTGCCATTGAATCGAGTAGGATCCCTGAATAAAATATCCAAGACATTTTCTGAACTCGAACAAAGGTTCGAACGTGAACCCTCCCCTGAAGAATTGGCGGAAGTGCTCGAAATATCGTCTTCGGAGGTAGTAGATACCATGAAGATTTCGGGCCGCCATGTTTCTATGGATGCTCCCTTTGTACAAGGAGAAGAAAATAGTCTTCTGGACGTATTGGAAAACGATCTGGAAGATAAGCCAGATTCGGGACTGGTGAATGAGTCGCTCCGTAAGGAGGTCCAACGGGCACTTTGTACACTAACTCAGCGTGAGGCTGATGTGATTGCGTTGTACTTTGGCTTGAACGGCGAACATGCTATGACTCTTGAGGAAATTGGTGAGAAATTCAATCTCACCCGGGAGCGAGTTCGTCAAATCAAGGAAAAAGCCATCCGCCGCTTACGTCATGCATCACGGAGTAAAGCATTAAAGACTTATCTAGGTTAA